In Camelina sativa cultivar DH55 chromosome 17, Cs, whole genome shotgun sequence, the genomic stretch CTTGCCACTAATGGCTTGGTATAGTACTTCTCATCAGTTTCTATATTACTAATTATGTATATGATGACCGTCTAGTCAGGTTTTCGATTGGTACGGTTGTTGTAGAACCATgaactttgtatatatatctctGCTTATGACTGAATGTGATCATCTGTAATGCAGAGACCAGTAGGTTTCCATGTAGCATCTGGAGTTAGTGAGCTTCATGGGCTAGTAATGGAGATCATACTTACATTTGCATTGGTGTACGTCGTCTACTCGACCGCAATCGATCCAAAGAGAGGGAGTATTGGGATCATAGCGCCGCTAGCCATTGGGCTCATAGTAGGTGCAAACATTTTGGTGGGAGGACCATTCGATGGGGCCTCTATGAATCCGGCAAGAGCCTTTGGTCCAGCACTAGTAGGATGGAGATGGAGTAACCATTGGATCTATTGGGTTGGACCATTCATTGGTGGTGCTCTCGCGGCACTTATCTATGAGTACATGGTCATCCCCAGCGTGAACGAAACTCCTCACCACAGTATCCACCAACCATTGGCTCCGGAAGATTACTAGACCGGACCAATCTTCATATGGAGAGGGTTTTCTCTTTGTATAAATAATCTCTGTGTTTGCTTGTGTTGTTTGTCtctcttggtttttttttctccctgcAATTTCCTATGTATAATTTGAGTCCACACCAGAAGCTTTTTTCTTGTAATGTacttataaacaataataaagaTTTTCAATGATCTGATAAGAATGGAGACATCTATGGCTTTTCTCTCAAAGCGCTGTACATGTAACAACAATTCCTAACTTCCTCTGCTTCTATAAAATCAGTCTTTGTATCTGGAAACCTGCAAAAAACTTTACACATGTTAAGAAGGTCCTCTCATCTTTTCAACAATCTGTCTACTCTTTTCCTCCATGTGACGCCTTTTCTCTTCCAACTTCTCCCCCATTTTCTTCCCCAGATCCAACATCCTTGCTCGTCTTCCCACTTTCTTTCCCCTTGAATCATCATCTTCGCTTGAAAATATAGACCTAGATGGTGATTGAACAGCAGAAGACTCTCTGGTGCTCCCTCTTGAATTCATCTCCTGTTTTTCACTGCTGCTGGATAGCAGTAGTGGAGTTTTCAGTTCTTCCAAGGTCTTATCACACTCTAAAGTTACAGTTGAGGAATTTGACGATGGTGTAGACATAATAGCCTCTGCTTCTTCAGTATTCGGTTTCTGGAAAGCAGTGGCCGCTTTCTGCACTAGCTCAGACTGAGCacaggaggaagaagatgatatagTTCCTGCTTCTGAAATCATCGGCCTCTGGGTGGCGCTTGCAGTTCTCTGCATTTTCTCAGACTGAACACAGGAGGAAGAAGTCGGTGGCTTGTCAGATTTACATCTCGTTTCTGTTGCCTGGGAGCAATTGTGATCGGTTTCTTGATTCAGCCACATGAATGGAGCGGCTTTGCGTTGAACCCAATCATCTTTTTCAGCAATCATCCAAGGAATTGTCAGGCTTTCACAGTTGGGAAGAACCACCGCTTCTCGTATTGCCGTCTGCAGAATCATAATGTAGTCTCAGTCTGTCAGGTCTAAGTTCACTAGAGGCCAAACAGAAGAGAACCccaaaggagaaagaaagaaagtgtACCTTAAACCGGTTGATCAAGAACATTGCAACATGGCTGCTGGTGATTTTGTGTTCCCCAACAGAAGATGCGAGATCGAATTCTATATCCGGCATGCTCGTGAATCCAAACCATAATTGATCAGAAGGAGGCGGCTTCATGTGTACCCGCAGTGTCCCTCGAAGAGAAGACACCCGTATTGACAAAGAGATAGGCACCTACATTTGAGATACAGAGATTTCTCTAAGATACCATATTGAGACATGAATGGCTGgaaaaaataacataacaacCCAGCCAAAGGTTATTTTAAGCCAACAAGCAGTAAAAAAAAGTGTCTTGTAGACATTTGAAAAATGAGAATTAACCTGGGAAACTTGTTCAGCAATTGTCTTAAGAATAGACTTCCATCTGGATACACCATTTGGACCTGCCTTCGTACCTTTTGAGCCTTTGGATTCATCTGCAACCAACAAAAAGATGGTAAGAAAATTCATTTCGTAACTATCATCCTGATAAATACATTTGAACAGGAGTCACTCGCAAGATCTCTGAGGGTAAAACAAGAGAAGACTACATTAATCCATATTCAGTAAACAATGAACTAGCCTGCTTTATTGGCTCCAGCGTTAACAGTTTCCGCAGGGATGACTAATTGCTTTTCAAAATCTTCAACACCTGCAGCGAAGTTTGATGGGACTTCCCCTGCAGAACTTGTCTGCAATCTTGTGTCGGTTATGCCTTTTTGTAGATCCACCTCGCGGATGTCAACACGTGTTTCAACGTCAATCACCGCTTCACCAGAGTATTCGATATCCAGTTCGAATGCCCACACACCACTCATCTCCATTGGAAGAACCcgtgtggcatgtatatgaggTGGGAGGTTTCCAGTGTCAACATCGGAACAGATTAGTGCACCTATGTAGCTTGGAGTCCTCATGTTGGATAACACCCGCTGTTTGAAAACCACAAAAGTTACATCTTTGGTTGGTTATAGAATCAGTTCATAAAAGGTTTCAGAATCTAGAAAAGTGCAGACCTGGATTCGTGCTTGCACTGAATTCTTCACTCCTGTTTTACGTTTGAGATCGAAAAATAGCCTAGAGATTAGCAAATTCCAGGCTAATGTTCCTTCATCCATGTCAACCTTGTCCTCAGAGTCTCCATCTGAAACCCCAGAAACCCCAGAAACATGACTGCTATGACTCACAGAACGTGAAAAAATAGGCACATCAGATTCATCTGTGATGTAATCTCCCATTCTTTTCCCTGAAAGGCTCCTCCCTGAGCTGCTTCCACGTTGTGAATAAGTTTTTCTGTCTTCACGATGTGATCGCTTTCTAGAAAATTTCCTCAAGAACAAGCGAACCTTTGAGGAAGAACCATCCGTTCTATTCCCTCTGTCAGGTGACTCAAAGCTAAACCCAAGCGATGGTTTCAAAAAAGAAGGATATGCCACATTAAGAGACGTCACATAACTACGGAAATCTTCCTTCAGTTTGGTGGAGTACCAAATAAACCTTTCTTGATTTTCGCAAGCAGCAAGACGAAGGGCTTTACACCATGACTCCTTTTCCCAAGAAGTCTCGAGATAGATGTAAAAGACTTGGTTTCCCTTATACAAGTCTGGAGAAATCTTGCTTTCAACTTTTATAGGATATCTTTTGGccctttaaaaacaaaaatggtgaaAACATTAGAACAATCAAGCTTCATATATTTGATTTAAGGACCTGAAGGGTTATAAACGAAAGAGACAGTACCATTTCCTAGTAGGGAGATCAGAGCCTGAAACAGCTTCTATAGAGCAACCTTTTAAAGAAACAATGGTGAGAGTGCCATCAGGCTCCGACAAGATGAGCTTGTGATCTTTGATCCTAGCAAATTTACGAAGGGGATGAATTTCCAAGAAgtctctcttcctcttgttcTCTTTTGGTAACTTTTCTTTCATCATCCAGTTCTTTAGAACCTCATCCAACTCCAAAATATATACCATTCcctatgttattattaaaacatacaaaaacagagaattctGAGAAAGACATCCAAAAATTGCCAGAAACAGATTCATCAAAACGAAACGGAAGAAACATGCACACATTCCGAAATTATAAACCcagaattcattttttttttcttaaaggaTGAACCTTTCTCAACGGAAATACAAAACCCTTAAAGGAGAGATTGAGAATTGAGATCGATCACCTGTTTGTTGATAGAGAAATCGGTGGGTTGGCGAGGAGGAAGATTGGTGGTAGATGatggatcatcatcagaagaagcGGGTTTTGACTCAATTTGATCTCTCTTACGATTCAATCGCTTAAGAAGATACATAAAGCCAGCAGCTTCCGCGGCTAAGACGGCGAGAATTCCCAGGAAAAAGCCAGAGAGGAGGAACACGAAACACGCAAACGAAAACATCTCCAGGAACTTCTGAGCTGACGAGGAAAATGTGTGTTTGTGGAGGTGAGGGTTTCTTGAGAAGGAAACAAGCTGAGGGGAAGAGGAGAAAGAATCGAGGCGTTGAAGAAGTTGTTCATGTCAGTGTATAGAGAacaaaggaggaggaggagaaagagaaaactgTGGGATTAGCCCATCATCCATCTCTGGAACCGCGATTCCAACTTCCAACcaaattctaatttttcttttttttttgttgccttaAACAACATATTCAACCACgtcctttttttaataattaaaactcaattaaaattagatttatttttaataatgttttgaaaaaaaaaaaaatgtatgaatgAGAGATGCCCTTCCATTGCTTTTGCAATATAAAGGTACCACAAAAAAAACCTAGTATGTAGTCAAAGTATATGATAATAATGATATTTAAGATCACCAAATTTTTGTTCAAATTAGCAAACCAAGTGAGTgaccaaaattgtaattaaagaaacattttTCTGCCCgtaatttttcaaataatgaAGTTATTTATAAAGTATGTGTCATGTTTTAAAAACATAGCGTGTTAAAAAcggaaagtaaaaaaaaaaatacatgttggATATCCGAATATAAATAAAAGCTGACTTAAAGGCAAATCTATAAAAGTATATGTTGGATATccgaatataattttttaacttatttttaactaatataaattagtctattataaaatctattagtttttatacttttaaagtaaaaattgaaGCCAAATTAagttatgatagactaatttaaaaataaggataaaatatgttctaatttatttaaaaaatcacattatattcaataattatatatattgtattaaaaacaaaactcagataaaattaaattatatttaatattctataagttaCGGTCTGTCTTTAAAACGTatgtactaaaagaaaataaaaacaacataattgcttaaaaacattttctatcaaatagataaaaaaaacaaagtacaaTGTTAATAGATTAACTGGAAACTAAAAATCTATTAGATTTGGTGAATTATTATctagaatttataatttttatattaaaattttatcaaatatcaaaagaatcaaacatttactaatttcaaaacatgaacaaaaagtaaaaacgagaggtaaaaaaatataaaatacctTTTGTCTCttctaaaaataagaatatgtaaTGTGCCTTAGACATTCTTCATTTCGCCTTTTCACAAATGGTCCAAAATTTTGACTTTACTTATTTGTTTCAAACCTACAAAAATCAcataaatgagaaaaaaattaagatattttagttaaacaaaatttgatattataaaatttaaaattttatgtgagAGTTAGAATATGATGAAAATTTACAATGAAAAATTATTCTTGAATTACtagaaaattattgaaaattacAATGTTATGGTAGTTATATacaatattgataaatgatgcCTCATAGTAATATATGATATGAGTTGCAAGctaaagaaattataaatatatatatatatccatttttttctttaaaatacatatactttagttatttctctctaaatgtttataaactatatattttaaatatttataaattatatatatatatatattaatctatagtttagtttgttttaattagaatcaaattataaaataatgtaataatcatatcatgttaattgtttctataaatttaataaatattggataatatgctacacaaataaaagaataaattgaaaatcttgtaatgtataatatcaaatttatatattatcttaaatataaataatataatttatatcatataaaaaagtcaattgaaaaaaacactaaatatattaaagagaaaatgacacatgttgCAAGAAGAGAGTATCACATGACAATTTTTTAGAGcttctccaaaaaaaatcttactttattatataaagatatagaaaAAACTATAGAAATGGTATTCtcttataagttttttttcatgttttttttcatgataTCAGTCACGTGCATAAGCCAATTCTAATAACCCAAACGTGGAGACCGCTATAATTCATGGGAAAACACTCAACTATATgatcttttggttctctttaaacatttttggtaaaaagaaaggttaatttgttttgtttagaattAGCAAATGCAAAGTGTATTCGATCCTTCTTCGTCTGTAACGACGAACCAAtctacagagaaaaaaaaaacatctgacAAGATTTGTTCCGACAACAAAGTTATTTGGTCAGAAAGCATAAAACAGATCCTAGAAAGAGCAAGAAAAAACATGAGGAGACACAACTCGCAAGTTTCATTTCCCATAGTCCCTCACAAAACAAACCTCTACATTGGCGAGTTGCTATGTATACTAAGAgtagtaaaaaactaaaaacagatttaaaaaaaaaaaaaaaaaaaacagagtcttgTCTTTTTGAACCTACAAGCTCTTGTTcatggagaagaagatatggTCATTGTGATCATGAACATTAAGCTGTTTCAGCCACGAATCCGCTGCACTACGGAGATAAAGTAGACGTTCGCGGTCACATGATTCTTGATTCCCCCACAAATCTCCTTGCAACTTGTAGGAAACTAAACCAAAAGGAGGCTCTCTTGGTCATTGATTCGTCCTCACAGcacaaagtttcttcttcttccatggtTTCATTTATTTCATCATCTCCCTCTACCAAATTACCTAAGAAACCGAACATCAAAAGCTAGACGTCTCAGCACTTTGTATCAAAACATGTCTTTTAGGCTAATTAGCTAATAGTTTGTACAACACTCTTAAGGATTATACCATGCATGAACATAAGTGTCTACCTTGGAAAGCCGAAGATAGCGTATGATAACTCAAGAAACAAGTCGATAAGTCTTTATCCATCTTCCGAGATGGAATATGGTAGATCGGATACCTAAATTCGTAACAAAAGTTGAAAATTTCATCATCATTGTCTCGTTGAGGGCAGAACACACTTGCATATCAAATAAGCAGATCAGTTTCTATACTTACCAAGCAATGGCCATCCAACTTGCCGGAGACAAATCAACGTTCCTTAAAGTCATAAGTCCTGGATACTTCTCAGCCAATTCTTTAAcctaaaacaaaccaaatgtAAGAGAGACAACTCTAATTAAGTTACTTCATTAGGTCATTTCGACTAATTTAAGTGAATGGGATCACTAGAAAGGAAATGAAGGCAAACCTTGGTAGTAAGAGGAACCCGCAAGTGCGGTCTAGCGGACTCAAAGTACTGAAAATCAATGGAACCGAGCGCCTTATCACGCATCAACGAAGAAACGCCATCGATTTCATAACCAGAATCCTCAGAAACAGAATCCCATATTTTGCTAGAAACACTGCTCAGTGACCTTGAAAACTTGTCAATCTCACTATCATCACTCCAACATTCACTCTCACAATCAACCACATCACTCTGGTTCCTACAAAAACCATCTCACGTTGCTTCAGAACACTATTGTCCCCAATTGATaaaactaaaaggaaaaaaataagaataagtgGGAAAGTCAAACCTGGAAAAGGGTGaagatttgttgttgttagtaTAGAGTTGAATGGCGGATAGATACGGGACATAGTACTGCATAACGGATTCACCATTGTTTAAATCAACCTTTGTTCCGAGTCCATAAGCGCTCAGCTCATCAAGACAGTCCCAAAGATCACTAAGCTTGAAACATTCAATCTCATCTTTGCTTTCTTGGATCCAAAAACTGTTCAAATCGTTCTCGCAGCTCTGcaaaataataacaacaacaaaaagatcaaAGTTATTAGTATAAAGTAAAGTCCCATGCATGTGTTTAGTGATAATGATAATCATTTATCAAACCCACTTACAAAAAAAGCATTATAATTCAACACTGTTAATAGTAATAAATTCACCACACGAGCAGTTAATTAAACAGTAAACACACATATAATTACAATAGTTAATTGCTGAAAGCGATAGTCATCTAATGGtataaagatgaagaagacacaTTCACAGGATATACCTTAGCAATCCAGAATATTCAAACCTATTTCACtataagacaaaaataatttgattttttttttaatatttcattttcaacACACAAAATGGCAAAATGCTGTCGCAAGGTTTCCACGTGGTGAAAGAAAACTACACGAAATGCCATGAAAACActcaaaattgtatttttaataatttattgattCTGTcgatatgtaattaaaaaaacacgAGATTAATTAGGACTAAATCTGAGTATATATGCTTGACGTGGAGGATTCTCGGAAGCTAGAAAAGAAATCACACCAATAGAAAGagaattacaaacaaaaataattactgTCGtagtttttttcattaataaaggtaaaaaagaagaagaagaagaagaagatgttacaaaaaaaggtaaaaaggaaacaataagGTTACCTgtgataaagagaaacaaggaGGCTTTGGAGTGATtcctaaaagaaaattttcaagatTTGATCGGAGTTTCGTCGACGATGATGACCTCCACCACATTCTCTCTCCCTCCATCTCTtacttttagattaaaattaTTCTATTTTAACAACAGCTTAATTATGGTTGTTTTGTCTTGTTTGACTAAAAACACCTCTCTTAGaaaattttaaggaaaaaaaaaaacaagaaaccgaAGATATGAGTTTACTGAATTTTAGATGAAACCTATGAGGAGAATCTTTTgggggaaaagaaaaaaaaaacaagaagtagCAGAGAGTTTGAATGAAGGTTTTTGTGAGTATGACTTGCTTCtctctatttattatattatttgcaagaagaaaagaaaaaacgaacACGACCAaaaaagcttctctctctctctctcctctgtctTTTTTTCACTCTTATCGTGTAAATctattttatgttgttgttaattcAGCAATTCAcctgtctctctcttctctccccCTTTTAAGATCTTATCGttaatctttttttacttttcttagttaatttattttcaataccTTCAcagtgaacttttttttttttctttggtcaaacCTCCTCAAAGTGAACATGTTTCTAAAATAAACTATCGTGTAATAGTTGGTTAAGACtcattaaaaagtaaaaatccaaatttttttcaaaataaaactcGGAAAAgctattttcttttattgaacTGCTGTTAAAATGTTAAAGTCAAAGCAAAATAGCTAAACATAGATACTGATTTTTTTGCcactttttcttaataaattttCCGTTTTCAGATTTTCATTATTCATCACCTTTTGAATTTACAACCAGAAAAAGTGatacattatatatgtattacatatatattaattttggttAAATTCACTTTTATATGaacttaaataataatattttctccacatttatgagatatataatatatatatgtatgtagcATATTAGAAGCCAGAATATGCATAAAACTTTGTAGATCATGGCATCATGCCAAGCTTTACAAACTActtttcaatattaaaaaaaaaaaggtagttAGTAGTACCgcaaaaataaggaaaaaaattagttattaaaGACATGTCCATCGGTGAACCTTCAAAATTGCGATGATatattgattttattaatattttaatacaaaactatctaatttaattaattatttttgtttttaaattgagAGTATCTTGTTTTATCTACTGCGAGTCACGAGATCTCTATTCCTAgctttttaattctttttttgtcttttattaaAAACACTCATTGTAGTATTACCGATGAGCTTGCTCTAATACCTTATGTATATACAACGAACGTATGTGGTCTAAGGAAAAAGGTTAGTAAGCATTTTATCCAAAGGTTTACAGTatcatcatttttttgtgtgtgtgggcGACATAGTAATAAAAGACttttagaagaaacaaacagTGTATCTTTTACTAGTGTTAAATTTTGACagaatgaaaaaagaagaaaccacaGGCAGACAGTAACTGTGTGTGAAAGAGAGTGATGAATTAATCTGGTCGCCACATGTTGTCGATGAAGCAAGGCTGCGTCGATCTCTCGcgttttgcttctctctctctctctttctattttgtcCTCTTCCTTATcttgtcttttccttttttttttttttatctttttctttcactttaCACATACGAAAACAAAATTGGATTTGATAAATTACACTCGTCATGTATTGcatgtttttaatttactatttacactctgataattttttttttttcaacctaacattaaaataaattaaaaagtgacTCCAAGGTTGGTTGACCAAACTGGAATAAaggagtttacaaatgagactTCAGAAGCTAAAGGTCTAGAGGAGCGAGCAAGACAGTCTGCTTGGACATTTGACGTTCGCGGGATCTGGGTCAGGGTGAAGGAAAAGTAAGATGATCTGAGGGAATGAAAATCTTCCAATAAATGCGAAAAAGCTGGCCAGTCATCCGGAgcctgcaccatcgccaccagCTCAGCGCTATCTGACTCAAAATTCTGACAATCAATCCCCGCCGCCCgaagagactccatagcccaaagtAAGGCATTAAACTCCGAGTGAAGGGAAGAAGG encodes the following:
- the LOC104756113 gene encoding uncharacterized protein LOC104756113; protein product: MFSFACFVFLLSGFFLGILAVLAAEAAGFMYLLKRLNRKRDQIESKPASSDDDPSSTTNLPPRQPTDFSINKQGMVYILELDEVLKNWMMKEKLPKENKRKRDFLEIHPLRKFARIKDHKLILSEPDGTLTIVSLKGCSIEAVSGSDLPTRKWAKRYPIKVESKISPDLYKGNQVFYIYLETSWEKESWCKALRLAACENQERFIWYSTKLKEDFRSYVTSLNVAYPSFLKPSLGFSFESPDRGNRTDGSSSKVRLFLRKFSRKRSHREDRKTYSQRGSSSGRSLSGKRMGDYITDESDVPIFSRSVSHSSHVSGVSGVSDGDSEDKVDMDEGTLAWNLLISRLFFDLKRKTGVKNSVQARIQRVLSNMRTPSYIGALICSDVDTGNLPPHIHATRVLPMEMSGVWAFELDIEYSGEAVIDVETRVDIREVDLQKGITDTRLQTSSAGEVPSNFAAGVEDFEKQLVIPAETVNAGANKADESKGSKGTKAGPNGVSRWKSILKTIAEQVSQVPISLSIRVSSLRGTLRVHMKPPPSDQLWFGFTSMPDIEFDLASSVGEHKITSSHVAMFLINRFKTAIREAVVLPNCESLTIPWMIAEKDDWVQRKAAPFMWLNQETDHNCSQATETRCKSDKPPTSSSCVQSEKMQRTASATQRPMISEAGTISSSSSCAQSELVQKAATAFQKPNTEEAEAIMSTPSSNSSTVTLECDKTLEELKTPLLLSSSSEKQEMNSRGSTRESSAVQSPSRSIFSSEDDDSRGKKVGRRARMLDLGKKMGEKLEEKRRHMEEKSRQIVEKMRGPS
- the LOC104756114 gene encoding probable aquaporin TIP3-2, whose product is MATSARRAYGFGRADEATHPDSMRATLAEFLSTFVFVFAGEGSILALDKLYWDTAAHTGTNTPGGLVLVALAHALALFAAVSAAINVSGGHVNPAVTFAALIGGRISVIRAIYYWIAQLLGAILACLLLRLATNGLRPVGFHVASGVSELHGLVMEIILTFALVYVVYSTAIDPKRGSIGIIAPLAIGLIVGANILVGGPFDGASMNPARAFGPALVGWRWSNHWIYWVGPFIGGALAALIYEYMVIPSVNETPHHSIHQPLAPEDY